DNA from Triticum aestivum cultivar Chinese Spring chromosome 7D, IWGSC CS RefSeq v2.1, whole genome shotgun sequence:
GGGATTCCCCGCCTCTTGTTCCAATCGATTGGTGGGCGTCCTCGTTCTTGGCTTCCCGATTGAATCCGTGGGAAGCCAGAGATAATTCTCTCTCCGCTGCGAattttttttttggtggtttgagtTCTTGATTTGTTTGCGAGGAAGCCATCATGAGCGCCGGAAGCGCCAGTTTCCTCGAGATCCAGCCCTCGGAGCTGGCATTTCCCTGTAAGTTGTCCCCAGATCTTGTCTCCAGATCGAATTGATCGCGTCGCGTAGTTATTGCTGTGTCTGTCCCGTCCAATGGATCCTGGTCAAAGCTGGGATCTTAGGATGGAGACGAGGCCATTGGTCCTTGCCTATCGGATCCGTGTGCCTGATCAGCTTGCTTTGTCTAGTGCTCTTTTAGATTCGAACTCAGGATCTTGGACCATTGCGTGCTCTCTCCAAACCGGCAGTAACTGCATGACGTTTTTTTCTTGTGGGATCTTGGACCATTATGTGCTTCCTGATGCACATGGAATCTCACCCTGTATCGAGGGCATGCTTCGAATGTACATTCTGTGGAAACATGATTATGATAATCATTTGATATTCCAGGAATTTGGGATCTCGCTAACAAATATGTATGTCATCGCTACATTGTTCTGGCATTATGGAGTTGCTTGAAATGAAATGTTCCTGTCAATTATTTACATTGTGTTTAGGATGTGATATTAAGGCCATTGTTAGCTGATCTTGAATTGGATCACTATGTGCTAGATTGTTCTGTCAATGATCATGATTCTGTTTATTCAGTTTGCTTGCTTTCAATGTTTGTCTGGGTTAGTTTAATATATCTTTGCACTGAATATCTAGAGGTTTGTACTGTCTTTCTTAATCAAAATGTGCCTGAATTTTTATTTTGTACATACAGTTGAATTGATGAAGCAGAGCTCGTGCTCCATGCAACTCGCAAATAAGACCGACCGTTATGTAGCATTCAAGGTAATCAGTTATAAATTTTCAATCCTATGTGCCTCATGTTTTTATTGTTCATATAGTTGTTCTAATGGACAAGGAAATCATTACCTCATCACTGTTCGCAGGTCAAAACTACCAACCCAAAGCAGTACTGTGTGCGCCCTAATATCGGCGTTGTACTTCCTGGGTCGACTTGTGATGTTACAGGTAGCTGTCAGTCCATTATATAGGAATAAACAGCTCAGTGAAAAGAAAAGCCTGCTTAACTTGCTCAGTTTTCTATTTACAAGTATCCTTAGCATTTTCTCTGTTGTTAGTTACAATGCAAGCGCAGAGGGAAGCACCTGCTGATCTGCAGTGTAAGGACAAGTTCCTAGTTCAAAGTGTTGCAGCTGAGAATGGCGCAGCAACTCAAGATATTAGTGCAGCAATGGTACCTAACTTGACACTCCATTTGTGTTATTTCTGTCAATTTGCtccttgctgcatttgtttgtttcTAGCACATCATCATGTCATTCATCCATGTGGTTTCGTGATGACAGTTCAACAAAGAGCCAGGGAAGGTTGTTGATGAATGCAAGCTGCGTGTAATTTATGTGCCAACATCTTCACCTAGCCCGTTCTCTGAAGATTCAGAACAAGGGAGTTCTGCTCGTTCATTGGAAAACGGGACCCCTAATTCTACATTGCCACAATCTGTAAGTCACTGAGTTAGCTCTTtcgtttttatttatatttttgttttGAATGAAATTCCTGGGGCTTTTTACATGATAAAATTACAACATATTTAATGTCCATTGTTCAGGTATTTAGATCATCTGGTGAAGCATCAAAGGATAAGTCCTCGGAGGTACCCTTTATTTCTTTATCTAACCTTTATGGTACCTATGTATTTGATATTGATCAGTACCCTGAGGTAAAAAGGCTGCAAGTTACAAGAATGAGTGAACAACTGGTTAACTGTATATTGACAATGTTGGTATTATGCTGTATGCCCCTACTTAGATCTTACACTAACTGACTGATTTGTATATGGACTGTAGTACTGATTGTTCGAAAAAAgaaaaaattggagataaataatagATATGGCTTGTCCAGACATTCAGAATTGTCCTTGCATTAAAATCCTCTGGAAGCATACGCTAGCTTGCTGACTGCAAGTGATTGTGAATCTTGCTAGCCGGGTAGCATGCCCTGCTAATCATAAATATCCGTGAAATAGAAAAAAAAGCTTTTGTGCCCCTTCAGTCAGTATCACCCTTCTCTGTTATTATGAGGTGATTGGTGATAAGACTGAGGAACAGGTTCATTACTACCATTAGAACATAAGATATTGGCGGCACCTTCCTGAGCCTAGTCTTAACTCTTAAGTAATGTATATATGATTTGTATCACTATTGACTTGGGAATATAAAAACAGATTAGGTTATTACTACTTCCCATAATATTTGGAAAACAGGAGAATGCCAAGTAGCATATGATGCATTTTTATCCTACTTCCCAAATTTTGGTGCCTCTAGGATTCCTGATTTACCCTCAGACGAGATGGATTTGTAATTTATATGCCTTACCTATTCCTGTAAGCTTTTCACTGCTTGGACTGTATAGGGTGAATTGTAGCACATACGCAAGCAAAATCATCTGGTCTTGATGATAATTGGGTGGCACATGAAATTGCTAGGGTTAGTTGTGTCGAGTGCAGCGGTGGTGTGTTGCAATGGCAGTTCCTGCCTGTGCGTGGGAACTTGTCTTGCGTGATTGTAATCCAAACATTGTTTCTTAATTAATTAATAAGTAcaccaattcaaaaaaaaaaatcgtGTGGCTTTGATGGTATTGGCTACTGTATGCCAATTCGAAGAAAAAATCATGTAGCTTTGGTGGTATTGGCTACTGTATGTATTGACTTTGTAAAAGTTTGCTGACAACAGATAGCCAAAATGCATGATCTCTTACTTAGTTGTCAATGTATCTCAAAATGCTTTTGAAGTTTTATGTTTTGATAAAATGGCGGTGGTTGGTTATTCCTTCTAGGCGACGTCCATGATTTCCAAGCTAACTGAGGAGAAAATGTCTGCTGTTCAGCAAAACCAGAAGTTGAGACAAGAGCTGGTAAGTGCTTCCACAACTGTGACAGTTCTGAACCAATGCTGTATTCTAGGGTATTATTCTGGAATTTGTTTTCCATCATTTACATGTTTCTTGACCATTCCATCTCAAAGGTGACTCAAGGGGTTGTTTACTCAGCTATTTATTGATGTGAGGTTCAACAAATTATAGACATGCTCCCCTCTTTGTACTTTATGTTTATTACTACCATGAATAGCGGAATGTATGAGATAATCTACTGCATTAGCTTCTTGCTTGCTCGTCCTAATCAAGAAATCTTTGTTCACACCATTGGTTTTTTATACGAGCCAAGTAAATGCTTATGTGTTGAGCATTATTCAGATTTATCAATTGATGTAATGACGAGGGTCATGCTCATAATTACACATAGCATAAAGTTAAGACGGTGTTTGTTGGCATAagtttttttttttcaaatttgttgtTTGTTGGAGATTGTCACGAGAAGATGCAGTGATTGCCAGCTGTGTGTTGTAGAGTGAACTTTATGTTAGTATGCCTAATAGATCAGTTGTTTATTAATTAATGTAAGCTGTCTAAAGTTAACAATAATTGACAATGAGCTTCAAATTCTGATGGACAATGAAATTCAAATTTGCAGTGCATAGTTTTGGCACATGTAAATAGAGTATAAAAGTTGTGCTGGGTCTCTGGCAAGTTAAATATACGAAAGTACCCCTGCTGATATAATCAGATTTTCCATTTGCTGGATTTTTTTCAATACACATTGTTTGATCGATAAATGTCAAACTTACATTGTGCATGATGATGCATATGCTTCTAGTCTGTGTGCTTATCAGAATTTAATGGATTCTGCGAAGTTGAACACAGTTTATCAGGCCATATGATAAAATCTCTTAATTTCAGGATGTCCTACGCAAAGAGAGCAGCAAAAGCAACGGCGGTTTCTCAATCACCTTCTTGATTGTGGTGGGTATTCTGGGCATCATCGCTGGTTTCATCCTCAAGAAGACATAGGAGAAGAGTAGTCCCCAACAAAGTTACATTCCCAGGAAAGGACGGATACCAGCAACATCCCTTGTGTTTTTACTCCTAAAAGGAGCGCCTGTTCTATTCTAACTTGTAACGGCTTAGAAGCTTTGGTTTGTGTACATTACATGGTGGTTTTCATGATTTTAATCACATCGAGTAGACTTGTTTTAATTATAATTCTTAACAGCTGCAAGTTATGTCACGTTCACCATAACCTTTAATTCATTCTGGTCTCACCTTCCTTGTGACTTGGTGAGTTCATTGCTGCTTCTGCCAGATCTTTCAGCTTCATGGAACTCCTGACATCTTATCAGAATATATTTGATCATGGAAACTGCACTATGTACGTAGTTAAGCCATTCAGTACGCGGAAGGAAAGGTATGCTTAAGCTGTCGATTCATCAGGGTGATGAGTCTGAATACAACATGGTTCGTGTGTCTGTTCCTACAGTTAGGCTTAGAGAACATGAGAGACCTTCAGGTAGGAACGACGTATAGTTCGGGACGCCCAGGGGCCCTGGGGAGCACCCACGCCGCCGTGGCGACCATGCCGGCGACGAACCCTAGTAGAAGGCATGCACACCTCGTGGCGACGATCCTGACCAGAGAGCAGGGGGTGGCTTCATCGGTCTCCGCCGCCGCCTTCCGGGTACTGGCAGCACTGATGGCCGGCCACTCCCCTTCCGTGGTCACCGTCGACATGCTGCGATCGCATCGGCACCGTGCCGTTCCCGCGGCCGCTTCGCTGCCGTTCCGCACCTGCGTCACGCCGGAACCGCCTCCGCCGTCTCTTCTGCAGACCATCTCTCCGTCGCCCTCGTacatgtcgtcgtcgtcgtcgtcgtcgtcgtccttctTGTTAGTCTCGCGGTGGTGGTGCATCCAGGTTTTAGGCTTCGACATGCACCAGTTTCTCCGTATATGTAAAAGAaggatgtgccataacagtttctcCGTATCTTCCCTGTTAGGGACCTCCCCTGGCCCATACTTGTACCTGGGCTTTCCCCTTTGACAGCTCATGGGCCGGGTGCACATCACTCGGCTACTACCTACAAGTACCCGGAAGCAGGCAACAAGGACGGCATCCAGTGGATCACCCgaacccggcggcggcggctacctgaCCTAGTTCATCTCGCTAGAACACTCTATTCCTCTGTAATTCGATCTGTACCAGCTACTACTTCAGAGAGTTGTAATAGATCGATCCCACCAACCACTTCTATATCCTGTACCTTACATCTGGTATACAGAGCCAGGCACCACCcttccccttcaatttttttctcCCAATTCCACCGGCGACAACACCATGCCCGCCGTCAAACCACCAGAGTGGGATGCCATGTCCGCCAAGGAGCAGTTGTTGTGGTATCTCGAGAGGTTGTGCGCTCAAGCAGACGAGATGTGCTCAGCGTTGGGTATTGCACGAGTGGGTGACCCTCCTGTGGTCACCTCACTTGTCGATCCGGCGGCCTCAACCATGACGCATGCCTCACCTACGCCCGTCCCCGACACCTCATGCTCCACCATCAAGGCCCAAGAGATCCCCATGGTCGCCCATGATGCAGCCTCGGTCTGCGTCGTGATGGTGCCCATCATCTGTTCGACGGAGTGCTCGACCCAGGTCGACACCACCGCTGTCCACCTCGAGCCCATGGTCGAGCACATCCACCAAGCAGTCGAGCAGCTCACTCCGGGGCAGGCAACGACCTCTAGTGCTGAGATCGTTTCTTCCGTGACGACCACCATCGACATCGACCCCAAGGCCGACGTGCAGGAGCTCGATGCCCTGTCTGTTAACACCTCCACGCAAGTGATGAGCAAGGCGAACCATGGCGTCGTCCTCATCATCCCCAGCGACTTCTCTGCACCAACACTGACCATGTGTTCGACAGATTACATAGTCCATGGCGACGATCCGGTACAGCCAACTGCACGCAAAGAGCATTGCCCACATGGCGTTCATCTCGTGGGTGAGTGCACAGGCTTGCTACTGCCACCATCGCGGAATGGAATTGAGCCGCAACAGTGGCCGCCCCCTGTTCAAGTGCAGTCTACAGAGGATGACATTGTTCTGTTCCATGGCATTGTTTGCGAATATTTCACTAGTCACTCTGGCTGTGTATGGTGGCCACCTGATCACCAGCCAAGGAGGATTCATACTGACTTGCAAACTCCAATTGTTACTTCAGTGCAGTTGCAACCATGGCCTTCTGGGAATTTTCAACTCACTCATCCATTGAGCGACGACCAGAGCATTTTGAGCAGCTTAGTTTCTGGGTTTCCACTGAGCAGCGACGGAAGAGGAGGGAATTCATCACTCCGTCTGTTTCCCCTAAGTGCTCAAACAAACTCCTATGGGGAGTCGCATGGCCACTCCGTTCTGAGAACACAACTGCTAATTATGGGCATGTCAGCGCATTGCCAGTTTTGGTGTCAAGAGGATTTTACAGGGAGCGGTCGCGTGGAGTTCCAGATTAACTCAGTGGTGTTTGCAACTGCTGGAGATTTTGTGTACAAACCATGGCTGCGGCAGTACAATTTCAGTGGACGCTTCGGAGGGATACTCACCAACCAGTTCTTGCATTTGTGGTCCTTGAAGCATGACAGTGATAATTCAGATTTTACTAAGCATGTCACTTCCAAACAACGTCACTCTTGTCTTGCTACGGGGTGCATTCTTGTCTTGCAAGATCTCAATGCTGCTCAATCCACCCTTAAGACTGCGCAGATGCTGAAAATAGAGGTGACAGCAGTGGGACTGCAGCCAGCAACTTTCCGCGTGAGGCAGTCATTGCTTGGCACTTACATGAGGCTACGGCCGACACCATGGCCATCGTTTTGGATGGATCTTGCTGATGGAAATGAGCTTATGGCACCATGTATTCTTGAGAAGTGTAacacccggatgtaactttccatatttgtaactccaactcttgccattttcggctatgtgttatgatattccctccgtggttgggttttgtctttcgttttgcattttgttcatgtcatgcatctcatatcatgtcatcatgtgcatctcatttgcatacgtgttcgtctcatgcatccgagcattttccccgttgtccgttttgcaatccggcactcccacgcgCAACGGCGCGCCCCTCTTATttattttcgtgagcgggtgttaaacgttctcggaatgggccgagtcttgtcaagtggccttggtataccaccggtagaccacttgtcaagtttcgttccatttggaggtcgtttgatgctccaacggttaaccgggtaaccgcaaagtccttttgtgtgttgcagcaaaaccccctccaaacagtccaataacccctctaagtcccctccatgctctcggtcgttcgatcacgatcgtgtgggcgaaaaccgtgccccatttggactctcctagctccttctacctatataaacacctcccccttcgAAATCCGGGTCGAAATCCTAGCAAAATCGCcctcgccgccaccggacacgtccaccgccgccggacgcttcagccgccgccgcccgcagccaatctcCGCGCGACACGTGGGGGCCCCGTCGCCCGtacgccgccggcccgctcggcccggggcGGACCCTCTCGGcccatccggccgcgccgccgcccctcggcCTCCCGCGCGAAACCCCGCCCGAGCTCGCCATCGCCCGCCGCCGCACCGGAGCTCCTGCCGTCGCCCGCcgctccggcgacctcgccgcctCTCC
Protein-coding regions in this window:
- the LOC123165281 gene encoding vesicle-associated protein 1-3, whose amino-acid sequence is MSAGSASFLEIQPSELAFPFELMKQSSCSMQLANKTDRYVAFKVKTTNPKQYCVRPNIGVVLPGSTCDVTVTMQAQREAPADLQCKDKFLVQSVAAENGAATQDISAAMFNKEPGKVVDECKLRVIYVPTSSPSPFSEDSEQGSSARSLENGTPNSTLPQSVFRSSGEASKDKSSEATSMISKLTEEKMSAVQQNQKLRQELDVLRKESSKSNGGFSITFLIVVGILGIIAGFILKKT